One segment of Pelecanus crispus isolate bPelCri1 chromosome 2, bPelCri1.pri, whole genome shotgun sequence DNA contains the following:
- the KIF5B gene encoding kinesin-1 heavy chain isoform X2, whose protein sequence is MIVLKKLSKGKLHDPDGMGIIPRIVQDIFNYIYSMDENLEFHIKVSYFEIYLDKIRDLLDVSKTNLSVHEDKNRVPYVKGCTERFVCSPEEVMDTIDEGKSNRHVAVTNMNEHSSRSHSIFLINVKQENTQTEQKLSGKLYLVDLAGSEKVSKTGAEGAVLDEAKNINKSLSALGNVISALAESSTYVPYRDSKMTRILQDSLGGNCRTTIVICCSPSSYNESETKSTLLFGQRAKTIKNTVCVNVELTAEQWKKKYEKEKEKNKTLRNTIQWLENELNRWRNGETVPVDEQFDKEKANLEAFAVDKDITVINDKPATTIGVTGNFTDAERRKCEEEIAKLYKQLDDKDEEINQQSQLVEKLKTQMLDQEELLASTRRDQDNLQAELNRLQAENDASKEEVKEVLQALEELAVNYDQKSQEVEDKAKEYELLSDELNQKSVTLASIDAELQKLKEMTNHQKKRATEMMASLLKDLAEIGIAVGNNDVKQPEGTGMIDEEFTVARLYISKMKSEVKTMVKRCKQLESTQAESNKKMEENEKELAACQLRISQHEAKIKSLTEYLQNVEQKKRQLEESVDSLNEELVQLRAQEKVHEMEKEHLNKVQTANEVKQAVEQQIQSHRETHQKQISSLRDEVDAKEKLITELQDQNQKMMLEQERLRVEHEKLKATDQEKSRKLHELTVMQDRREQARQDLKGLEETVAKELQTLHNLRKLFVQDLATRVKKSAEIDSDDTGGSAAQKQKISFLENNLEQLTKVHKQLVRDNADLRCELPKLEKRLRATAERVKALESALKEAKENASRDRKRYQQEVDRIKEAVRSKNMARRGHSAQIAKPIRPGQHPAASPTHPSAIRGGGAFTQNSQPVALRGGGGRQDKVC, encoded by the exons ATGATTGTGctaaaaaaattgtcaaag GGGAAGCTTCATGACCCGGATGGAATGGGTATTATTCCAAGAATAGtgcaagatatttttaattatatttactCTATGGATGAGAATCTTGAGTTTCATATTAAG GTgtcatattttgaaatatacTTGGATAAAATAAGGGACCTTTTGGACG tttcAAAGACCAATCTCTCTGTTCATGAGGACAAAAATAGAGTTCCCTATGTAAAG ggttgcACAGAGCGTTTTGTATGTAGTCCAGAAGAAGTTATGGATACTATAGATGAAGGAAAATCAAACCGACATGTAGCAGTTACAA ATATGAATGAACACAGCTCCCGAAGTCatagtatttttcttattaatgtGAAACAAGAGAATACtcaaacagaacagaaactaAGTGGAAAACTTTACCTTGTGGACTTGGCAGGTAGTGAAAAG GTTAGTAAAACTGGAGCAGAAGGTGCTGTGCTGGATGAGGCTAAGAACATCAACAAGTCTTTGTCTGCTCTTGGAAACGTCATCTCGGCTTTGGCTGAAAGCAGT ACTTATGTTCCATATCGTGATAGCAAAATGACCAGAATCCTTCAAGATTCACTAGGGGGTAATTGCAGAACCACTATTGTTATTTGCTGTTCTCCATCTTCATACAATGAATCTGAAACTAAATCTACTCTTCTGTTTGGCCAAAG AGCAAAGACCATTAAGAACACAGTCTGCGTCAATGTGGAGCTCACTGCAGAACAATGGAAGAAGAAgtatgagaaggaaaaagagaaaaacaagactCTGCGTAACACCATACAGTGGCTAGAAAATGAACTCAACAGATGGCGGAATG GGGAGACTGTACCAGTTGATGAACAGTTTGACAAGGAGAAGGCCAACTTAGAAGCTTTTGCAGTGGACAAGGATATTACTGTTATTAATGATAAACCAGCTACCACAATTGGAGTAACTGGCAATTTCACTGAtgctgagagaagaaaatgtgaggAAGAAATTGCCAAACTATACAAACAACTGGATGACAAG GATGAGGAAATCAATCAGCAGAGCCAACTagtagaaaaactgaaaacacaaatgttGGATCAGGAAGAG CTTCTAGCATCAACCAGACGGGACCAAGACAACCTGCAAGCAGAGTTGAATCGCCTTCAGGCTGAAAATGATGCCTCTAAAGAGGAAGTGAAAGAGGTGCTGCAAGCCCTTGAAGAATTAGCTGTCAATTATGATCAGAAGTCTCAGGAAGTAGAAGATAAGGCAAAGGAATACGAACTGCTTAGTGATGAACTCAATCAAAAATCG GTCACTCTAGCCAGTATAGATGCGGAGCTTCAGAAGCTTAAAGAAATGACCAACCATCAGAAGAAGCGAGCAACAGAGATGATGGCCTCCTTACTAAAAGATCTTGCAGAGATAGGAATCGCAGTAGGAAATAATGATGTCAAG CagcctgagggaactggcatgATAGATGAAGAATTTACAGTTGCAAGACTGTACATTAgtaaaatgaaatcagaagtAAAAACAATGGTAAAACGTTGCAAACAGTTAGAAAGCACACAAGCAGAAAGcaataagaaaatggaagaaaatgaaaaggagttggctgcctgccagctccgTATCTCACAG CATGAAGCAAAGATCAAGTCATTGACTGAATATCTTCAGAAtgtggaacagaaaaaaaggcagctggaaGAGTCTGTGGATTCCCTTAATGAAGAATTAGTCCAACTCCGAGCACAGG AAAAAGTCCATGAGATGGAGAAAGAGCACTTAAATAAGGTTCAAACGGCAAATGAAGTCAAg CAAGCTGTGGAACAGCAAATTCAGAGTCATCGTGAGACGCATCAGAAACAAATCAGTAGCCTAAGAGATGAAGTTGATGCAAAGGAGAAACTTATCACTGAACTTCAAGA ccaaaaccagaagatgATGCTTGAACAGGAACGTCTTAGAGTTGAGCACGAGAAGTTGAAAGCAACTGATcaggaaaaaagtagaaaacttcATGAACTTAC GGTTATGCAGGACAGACGGGAACAAGCGAGGCAAGATTTAAAGGGTTTGGAAGAGACTGTG GCAAAAGAACTTCAGACTCTCCACAATCTTCGGAAGCTGTTTGTTCAAGATCTGGCTACTAGAGTGAAAAAG AGTGCTGAGATTGACTCGGATGATACAGGAGGCAGTGCTGCACAAAAACAGAAGATTTCCTTCCTTGAGAATAACCTTGAACAGCTTACAAAGGTTCACAAGCAG CTGGTACGTGATAATGCAGATCTTCGCTGTGAACTTCCTAAACTGGAGAAGCGACTTAGAGCTACAGCTGAACGAGTTAAAGCTTTGGAGTCTGCACTGAAGGAAGCCAAAGAGAATGCTTCTCGTGATCGCAAACGGTATCAGCAAGAAGTAGATCGTATAAAGGAAGCTGTAAGATCCAAGAATATGGCTAGAAGAGGACATTCTGCACAAATTG cTAAGCCTATCCGTCCTGGTCAGcatccagcagcttctccaaCTCATCCAAGTGCAATTCGTGGTGGAGGTGCGTTCACTCAAAACAGCCAGCCAGTTGCACTGCGTGGAGGTGGAGGACGGCAAGACAAAGT TTGCTGA
- the KIF5B gene encoding kinesin-1 heavy chain isoform X1: MADPAECNIKVMCRFRPLNESEVSRGDKYIAKFQGEDTVVIASKPYIFDRVFQSNTSQEQVYNDCAKKIVKDVLEGYNGTIFAYGQTSSGKTHTMEGKLHDPDGMGIIPRIVQDIFNYIYSMDENLEFHIKVSYFEIYLDKIRDLLDVSKTNLSVHEDKNRVPYVKGCTERFVCSPEEVMDTIDEGKSNRHVAVTNMNEHSSRSHSIFLINVKQENTQTEQKLSGKLYLVDLAGSEKVSKTGAEGAVLDEAKNINKSLSALGNVISALAESSTYVPYRDSKMTRILQDSLGGNCRTTIVICCSPSSYNESETKSTLLFGQRAKTIKNTVCVNVELTAEQWKKKYEKEKEKNKTLRNTIQWLENELNRWRNGETVPVDEQFDKEKANLEAFAVDKDITVINDKPATTIGVTGNFTDAERRKCEEEIAKLYKQLDDKDEEINQQSQLVEKLKTQMLDQEELLASTRRDQDNLQAELNRLQAENDASKEEVKEVLQALEELAVNYDQKSQEVEDKAKEYELLSDELNQKSVTLASIDAELQKLKEMTNHQKKRATEMMASLLKDLAEIGIAVGNNDVKQPEGTGMIDEEFTVARLYISKMKSEVKTMVKRCKQLESTQAESNKKMEENEKELAACQLRISQHEAKIKSLTEYLQNVEQKKRQLEESVDSLNEELVQLRAQEKVHEMEKEHLNKVQTANEVKQAVEQQIQSHRETHQKQISSLRDEVDAKEKLITELQDQNQKMMLEQERLRVEHEKLKATDQEKSRKLHELTVMQDRREQARQDLKGLEETVAKELQTLHNLRKLFVQDLATRVKKSAEIDSDDTGGSAAQKQKISFLENNLEQLTKVHKQLVRDNADLRCELPKLEKRLRATAERVKALESALKEAKENASRDRKRYQQEVDRIKEAVRSKNMARRGHSAQIAKPIRPGQHPAASPTHPSAIRGGGAFTQNSQPVALRGGGGRQDKVC, translated from the exons TCCAAGCCATATATATTTGACCGTGTATTCCAGTCAAACACATCACAGGAACAAGTATACAATGATTGTGctaaaaaaattgtcaaag ATGTACTTGAGGGATACAATGGTACAATATTTGCTTATGGGCAAACATCATCTGGAAAGACACACACTATGGAA GGGAAGCTTCATGACCCGGATGGAATGGGTATTATTCCAAGAATAGtgcaagatatttttaattatatttactCTATGGATGAGAATCTTGAGTTTCATATTAAG GTgtcatattttgaaatatacTTGGATAAAATAAGGGACCTTTTGGACG tttcAAAGACCAATCTCTCTGTTCATGAGGACAAAAATAGAGTTCCCTATGTAAAG ggttgcACAGAGCGTTTTGTATGTAGTCCAGAAGAAGTTATGGATACTATAGATGAAGGAAAATCAAACCGACATGTAGCAGTTACAA ATATGAATGAACACAGCTCCCGAAGTCatagtatttttcttattaatgtGAAACAAGAGAATACtcaaacagaacagaaactaAGTGGAAAACTTTACCTTGTGGACTTGGCAGGTAGTGAAAAG GTTAGTAAAACTGGAGCAGAAGGTGCTGTGCTGGATGAGGCTAAGAACATCAACAAGTCTTTGTCTGCTCTTGGAAACGTCATCTCGGCTTTGGCTGAAAGCAGT ACTTATGTTCCATATCGTGATAGCAAAATGACCAGAATCCTTCAAGATTCACTAGGGGGTAATTGCAGAACCACTATTGTTATTTGCTGTTCTCCATCTTCATACAATGAATCTGAAACTAAATCTACTCTTCTGTTTGGCCAAAG AGCAAAGACCATTAAGAACACAGTCTGCGTCAATGTGGAGCTCACTGCAGAACAATGGAAGAAGAAgtatgagaaggaaaaagagaaaaacaagactCTGCGTAACACCATACAGTGGCTAGAAAATGAACTCAACAGATGGCGGAATG GGGAGACTGTACCAGTTGATGAACAGTTTGACAAGGAGAAGGCCAACTTAGAAGCTTTTGCAGTGGACAAGGATATTACTGTTATTAATGATAAACCAGCTACCACAATTGGAGTAACTGGCAATTTCACTGAtgctgagagaagaaaatgtgaggAAGAAATTGCCAAACTATACAAACAACTGGATGACAAG GATGAGGAAATCAATCAGCAGAGCCAACTagtagaaaaactgaaaacacaaatgttGGATCAGGAAGAG CTTCTAGCATCAACCAGACGGGACCAAGACAACCTGCAAGCAGAGTTGAATCGCCTTCAGGCTGAAAATGATGCCTCTAAAGAGGAAGTGAAAGAGGTGCTGCAAGCCCTTGAAGAATTAGCTGTCAATTATGATCAGAAGTCTCAGGAAGTAGAAGATAAGGCAAAGGAATACGAACTGCTTAGTGATGAACTCAATCAAAAATCG GTCACTCTAGCCAGTATAGATGCGGAGCTTCAGAAGCTTAAAGAAATGACCAACCATCAGAAGAAGCGAGCAACAGAGATGATGGCCTCCTTACTAAAAGATCTTGCAGAGATAGGAATCGCAGTAGGAAATAATGATGTCAAG CagcctgagggaactggcatgATAGATGAAGAATTTACAGTTGCAAGACTGTACATTAgtaaaatgaaatcagaagtAAAAACAATGGTAAAACGTTGCAAACAGTTAGAAAGCACACAAGCAGAAAGcaataagaaaatggaagaaaatgaaaaggagttggctgcctgccagctccgTATCTCACAG CATGAAGCAAAGATCAAGTCATTGACTGAATATCTTCAGAAtgtggaacagaaaaaaaggcagctggaaGAGTCTGTGGATTCCCTTAATGAAGAATTAGTCCAACTCCGAGCACAGG AAAAAGTCCATGAGATGGAGAAAGAGCACTTAAATAAGGTTCAAACGGCAAATGAAGTCAAg CAAGCTGTGGAACAGCAAATTCAGAGTCATCGTGAGACGCATCAGAAACAAATCAGTAGCCTAAGAGATGAAGTTGATGCAAAGGAGAAACTTATCACTGAACTTCAAGA ccaaaaccagaagatgATGCTTGAACAGGAACGTCTTAGAGTTGAGCACGAGAAGTTGAAAGCAACTGATcaggaaaaaagtagaaaacttcATGAACTTAC GGTTATGCAGGACAGACGGGAACAAGCGAGGCAAGATTTAAAGGGTTTGGAAGAGACTGTG GCAAAAGAACTTCAGACTCTCCACAATCTTCGGAAGCTGTTTGTTCAAGATCTGGCTACTAGAGTGAAAAAG AGTGCTGAGATTGACTCGGATGATACAGGAGGCAGTGCTGCACAAAAACAGAAGATTTCCTTCCTTGAGAATAACCTTGAACAGCTTACAAAGGTTCACAAGCAG CTGGTACGTGATAATGCAGATCTTCGCTGTGAACTTCCTAAACTGGAGAAGCGACTTAGAGCTACAGCTGAACGAGTTAAAGCTTTGGAGTCTGCACTGAAGGAAGCCAAAGAGAATGCTTCTCGTGATCGCAAACGGTATCAGCAAGAAGTAGATCGTATAAAGGAAGCTGTAAGATCCAAGAATATGGCTAGAAGAGGACATTCTGCACAAATTG cTAAGCCTATCCGTCCTGGTCAGcatccagcagcttctccaaCTCATCCAAGTGCAATTCGTGGTGGAGGTGCGTTCACTCAAAACAGCCAGCCAGTTGCACTGCGTGGAGGTGGAGGACGGCAAGACAAAGT TTGCTGA
- the KIF5B gene encoding kinesin-1 heavy chain isoform X3 → MADPAECNIKVMCRFRPLNESEVSRGDKYIAKFQGEDTVVIASKPYIFDRVFQSNTSQEQVYNDCAKKIVKDVLEGYNGTIFAYGQTSSGKTHTMEGKLHDPDGMGIIPRIVQDIFNYIYSMDENLEFHIKVSYFEIYLDKIRDLLDVSKTNLSVHEDKNRVPYVKGCTERFVCSPEEVMDTIDEGKSNRHVAVTNMNEHSSRSHSIFLINVKQENTQTEQKLSGKLYLVDLAGSEKVSKTGAEGAVLDEAKNINKSLSALGNVISALAESSTYVPYRDSKMTRILQDSLGGNCRTTIVICCSPSSYNESETKSTLLFGQRAKTIKNTVCVNVELTAEQWKKKYEKEKEKNKTLRNTIQWLENELNRWRNGETVPVDEQFDKEKANLEAFAVDKDITVINDKPATTIGVTGNFTDAERRKCEEEIAKLYKQLDDKDEEINQQSQLVEKLKTQMLDQEELLASTRRDQDNLQAELNRLQAENDASKEEVKEVLQALEELAVNYDQKSQEVEDKAKEYELLSDELNQKSVTLASIDAELQKLKEMTNHQKKRATEMMASLLKDLAEIGIAVGNNDVKQPEGTGMIDEEFTVARLYISKMKSEVKTMVKRCKQLESTQAESNKKMEENEKELAACQLRISQHEAKIKSLTEYLQNVEQKKRQLEESVDSLNEELVQLRAQEKVHEMEKEHLNKVQTANEVKQAVEQQIQSHRETHQKQISSLRDEVDAKEKLITELQDQNQKMMLEQERLRVEHEKLKATDQEKSRKLHELTVMQDRREQARQDLKGLEETVFLIPCP, encoded by the exons TCCAAGCCATATATATTTGACCGTGTATTCCAGTCAAACACATCACAGGAACAAGTATACAATGATTGTGctaaaaaaattgtcaaag ATGTACTTGAGGGATACAATGGTACAATATTTGCTTATGGGCAAACATCATCTGGAAAGACACACACTATGGAA GGGAAGCTTCATGACCCGGATGGAATGGGTATTATTCCAAGAATAGtgcaagatatttttaattatatttactCTATGGATGAGAATCTTGAGTTTCATATTAAG GTgtcatattttgaaatatacTTGGATAAAATAAGGGACCTTTTGGACG tttcAAAGACCAATCTCTCTGTTCATGAGGACAAAAATAGAGTTCCCTATGTAAAG ggttgcACAGAGCGTTTTGTATGTAGTCCAGAAGAAGTTATGGATACTATAGATGAAGGAAAATCAAACCGACATGTAGCAGTTACAA ATATGAATGAACACAGCTCCCGAAGTCatagtatttttcttattaatgtGAAACAAGAGAATACtcaaacagaacagaaactaAGTGGAAAACTTTACCTTGTGGACTTGGCAGGTAGTGAAAAG GTTAGTAAAACTGGAGCAGAAGGTGCTGTGCTGGATGAGGCTAAGAACATCAACAAGTCTTTGTCTGCTCTTGGAAACGTCATCTCGGCTTTGGCTGAAAGCAGT ACTTATGTTCCATATCGTGATAGCAAAATGACCAGAATCCTTCAAGATTCACTAGGGGGTAATTGCAGAACCACTATTGTTATTTGCTGTTCTCCATCTTCATACAATGAATCTGAAACTAAATCTACTCTTCTGTTTGGCCAAAG AGCAAAGACCATTAAGAACACAGTCTGCGTCAATGTGGAGCTCACTGCAGAACAATGGAAGAAGAAgtatgagaaggaaaaagagaaaaacaagactCTGCGTAACACCATACAGTGGCTAGAAAATGAACTCAACAGATGGCGGAATG GGGAGACTGTACCAGTTGATGAACAGTTTGACAAGGAGAAGGCCAACTTAGAAGCTTTTGCAGTGGACAAGGATATTACTGTTATTAATGATAAACCAGCTACCACAATTGGAGTAACTGGCAATTTCACTGAtgctgagagaagaaaatgtgaggAAGAAATTGCCAAACTATACAAACAACTGGATGACAAG GATGAGGAAATCAATCAGCAGAGCCAACTagtagaaaaactgaaaacacaaatgttGGATCAGGAAGAG CTTCTAGCATCAACCAGACGGGACCAAGACAACCTGCAAGCAGAGTTGAATCGCCTTCAGGCTGAAAATGATGCCTCTAAAGAGGAAGTGAAAGAGGTGCTGCAAGCCCTTGAAGAATTAGCTGTCAATTATGATCAGAAGTCTCAGGAAGTAGAAGATAAGGCAAAGGAATACGAACTGCTTAGTGATGAACTCAATCAAAAATCG GTCACTCTAGCCAGTATAGATGCGGAGCTTCAGAAGCTTAAAGAAATGACCAACCATCAGAAGAAGCGAGCAACAGAGATGATGGCCTCCTTACTAAAAGATCTTGCAGAGATAGGAATCGCAGTAGGAAATAATGATGTCAAG CagcctgagggaactggcatgATAGATGAAGAATTTACAGTTGCAAGACTGTACATTAgtaaaatgaaatcagaagtAAAAACAATGGTAAAACGTTGCAAACAGTTAGAAAGCACACAAGCAGAAAGcaataagaaaatggaagaaaatgaaaaggagttggctgcctgccagctccgTATCTCACAG CATGAAGCAAAGATCAAGTCATTGACTGAATATCTTCAGAAtgtggaacagaaaaaaaggcagctggaaGAGTCTGTGGATTCCCTTAATGAAGAATTAGTCCAACTCCGAGCACAGG AAAAAGTCCATGAGATGGAGAAAGAGCACTTAAATAAGGTTCAAACGGCAAATGAAGTCAAg CAAGCTGTGGAACAGCAAATTCAGAGTCATCGTGAGACGCATCAGAAACAAATCAGTAGCCTAAGAGATGAAGTTGATGCAAAGGAGAAACTTATCACTGAACTTCAAGA ccaaaaccagaagatgATGCTTGAACAGGAACGTCTTAGAGTTGAGCACGAGAAGTTGAAAGCAACTGATcaggaaaaaagtagaaaacttcATGAACTTAC GGTTATGCAGGACAGACGGGAACAAGCGAGGCAAGATTTAAAGGGTTTGGAAGAGACTGTG tttttaattccTTGTCCTTAA